One Candidatus Desulfarcum epimagneticum genomic window carries:
- a CDS encoding conserved hypothetical protein (Evidence 4 : Unknown function but conserved in other organisms) — protein sequence MKNRKKKFTLTEAKAFFAKASEVQKLEDISKTLVFVFSAGGFYKTAIDFFVANSMAWSEDKRFLE from the coding sequence GTGAAAAACAGGAAGAAGAAATTTACGCTCACAGAGGCCAAGGCTTTTTTCGCAAAAGCCTCGGAAGTCCAAAAACTGGAAGATATTTCCAAAACCCTTGTTTTTGTCTTTTCCGCCGGCGGCTTTTACAAAACCGCCATTGATTTTTTTGTCGCAAACTCGATGGCCTGGAGCGAGGACAAACGCTTTTTGGAATAA